CCGGCGCCGGCGCCGCAGTAGGCGCCGGGGCGGTTCAGCTGCGCTCGCGCAGGATGCGGTTGACGCCGGTCACGCGACGCACATTGCGCAGCAGGCCGGCCAGGTGCACGCGGTCCTTGACCTGGATGGTAAAGCGCAGCTGGTGCAGCACGTTGTCCTTGTCCTCGTCCATGCCGACATAGGTGATGTTGGCGTCGGATTCGCCGATCTCGGCCGCCACGCGCGCCAGGATGCCTTTTTCGTTGTTGATCAACAGCTTGATGCGGCAGTCGAAACGGCGGTTCATCTCGGTGCCCCACTTGACGGCGATCCAGCGGTCCGGCTCCTTGGCCTTCTGGCGCTTGGCGATGGTGCAGTCGGTGGTGTGCACCAGCAAGCCCTGGTCGCGGCGCAGCTGGCCGATGATGGCGTCGCCCGGAATCGGCAGGCAGCACGGCGCCAGTTGCACCGACACGCCTTCGCTGCCGCAAATCGTCACCGGGTCGAGTTCGGTTGCGCTGTTGTGGTCGATCGGCGCGCTGGCCGACTCGCCGCCGCGCAAACCGAAGATATGGCGCGCCACCAGCGCCGCCATGCGCTTGCCGATGCCGATGTCGGCATACAGTTCGTCGAGCGACTTGGCGCTCGATTCGTTGAGCAGGCGCTCGGTCAGGTGTTCTTCGAGCAGCGCCGACATGCCCAGGGACGTGAGCGCCTGCGCCAGCAATTGCTCGCCCAAGGTGATCGATTCGGGCAGGTTGATGGTGCGCAGGTGATGGCGGATCGCCGAACGGGCCTTGCCGGTACGGACGAACGACAGCCAGCTCGGGCTCGGACGTGAATTGCTGTCAGTGACGATCTCGACGATGTCGCCGTTGCGCAGCTCGGTGCGCAGCGAGACCGGTTCGTGGTTGATCATCGCCGACACCGTGTGGTCGCCGATGCCGGTGTGGATCGAGTAAGCAAAATCGATCGGCGTGGCGCCGCGCGGCAGCGCGATGATCTTCGACTTGGGCGTAAACACGTACACCGAATCGGGGAACAGGTCGACCTTGACGTGCTCGAGGAACTCGGCCGAGTCGCCGGTCTGCTGCTGGATGTCGAGCAGCGACTGCAGCCACGCATGGGTGCGCTGCTGCATGTCCGACAGGTTGGAATCGGCATTCTTGTACAACCAGTGCGCAGCCACGCCGGACTCGGCGGTGCGATGCATTTCCTGGGTGCGGATCTGGAACTCGACCGGCGTGCCGTACGGGCCGATCAGCGTGGTGTGCAGCGACTGGTAGCCGTTGAGCTTGCGGATCGCAATATAGTCCTTGAACTTGCCCGGCATCGGCTTGTACAGCGAGTGCAGGGTGCCCAGCGCGACGTAGCAGTTGGGGAAGGTATCGACCACCACGCGGAAACCGTACACGTCGAGCACCTGCGAGAACGACAGGTGCTTGTTGCGCATTTTTTTGTAGATGCCGAACAGGGTTTTTTCGCGGCCATACACTTCCGCCTCGATGCCAGCCATGCCCAAGGTGT
This is a stretch of genomic DNA from Duganella zoogloeoides. It encodes these proteins:
- a CDS encoding RelA/SpoT family protein, producing MNLIPADPTLNATPSRAKQPAATPAGATSGTLSGAHAGDSTASTIAASLPPPAPPVISSSPLATPTLTAGVASVTHLTEKLSDYMTAADLKKVKEAYRFSDEMHLGQVRKSGEPYISHPIAVAEICADWKLDAQAIMAALLHDVMEDQDVKKDELIERFGAPVANLVDGLSKLDKIEFQSQIEAQAENFRKMLLAMASDVRVILIKLADRLHNMRTMEVMAPNKKARISRETMEVYVPIAHRLGLNNIYRELQDLSFSHLYPLRYRTLAKAVKAARGNRREVVTKILESVKNTLGMAGIEAEVYGREKTLFGIYKKMRNKHLSFSQVLDVYGFRVVVDTFPNCYVALGTLHSLYKPMPGKFKDYIAIRKLNGYQSLHTTLIGPYGTPVEFQIRTQEMHRTAESGVAAHWLYKNADSNLSDMQQRTHAWLQSLLDIQQQTGDSAEFLEHVKVDLFPDSVYVFTPKSKIIALPRGATPIDFAYSIHTGIGDHTVSAMINHEPVSLRTELRNGDIVEIVTDSNSRPSPSWLSFVRTGKARSAIRHHLRTINLPESITLGEQLLAQALTSLGMSALLEEHLTERLLNESSAKSLDELYADIGIGKRMAALVARHIFGLRGGESASAPIDHNSATELDPVTICGSEGVSVQLAPCCLPIPGDAIIGQLRRDQGLLVHTTDCTIAKRQKAKEPDRWIAVKWGTEMNRRFDCRIKLLINNEKGILARVAAEIGESDANITYVGMDEDKDNVLHQLRFTIQVKDRVHLAGLLRNVRRVTGVNRILRERS